A segment of the Myotis daubentonii chromosome 6, mMyoDau2.1, whole genome shotgun sequence genome:
TCACTTTGAGGAATTAAGCCAGTTTAAATCAAACTTTACCTTATCAGCATATGGCTTTACAAACCAACCAACAGTGAACACTATTACTTGaagctaaaacatttttaaaaataagtttacttTCCATTGACATACAATAGAAGACATCAAATTGAGTGAAATTTCAATGCTTTTGAAAGCTACCATATCTTAATTTTActgggttttgattttttaaaaacattgatttcagagagagggagggggagagatagaaacatcaatgatgagagagaagcattgatctgctgcctcctgcatgcccccctactgagAATTAAGCTcaaaaactgggcatgtgccctgaccaggaaccaaactgacctcctgattcataggccaatgctcaaccactgagtcacaccagcctggctgggttttgatttttaactttgaaaacatttatgaaaTAGAACTGTTCACAATTATGAGATCTGGTAGCAGACTTCAAGGATGTAAGTTTCACTGTTATAAAGAACAGGAGGTGCTCCTACTGGTCTTAGCAGTGGCCTGACACAGGTGGGAAGGGGCTTAGACCTATGCTGTGGCATAAAAGTTTCCTTCCTGGTCACCATTTTGGGGTTGACGGCTTCAAACTTAAGCCTTGCTCTCATATATGTGACCCTTCCTCATCTTAACACCTGGTAAGATACAAATCTATCAAATCCTTTGTGGTCCCACTGTACTCTTAAAGGTTCATGGTTTCATGTTAAGCCAGCCACAGCCCTGAATTCACTGGCTCAAACTCCCTCCTTTTAACAAATGGGACCTACTAGTTAATACAAGGGACtagtgctttttaaaagaaaatatattaaaaatctaatTCTCAAACAGCTTTCTTAATGAGATTTATGCCAGCAGGGTCAAGAGGAATTATTTGGTCTTATTTACCTTTAGTGAACAGGTTGCTAGAGACAACATCTGTCAACCATAACCATTAGACCACTGCGGTACATTTACGCTGACCCGCCTTTCCCATTCATTCCCTTATCCCATACCAGTTCCATTAAGAGACTTGGTACAGaaaagcagtattttttaaatctctagtaAAGTAAATCAACTAGGAAAAAGTTGTCAAGGGGAACGTGTCACTATCTCCACATCTCTCCTACATGAGTCTTCCAGGCCAGTTCATTACAGATCCCATTTCCAAAGACTCCAAGCTCCTGGGCGGCAACACAACTGAGTTTCAGTGTCAGAAAACACCTATTTCCTTGTGAAGGAAGCCGTTTTCTCAAGGAGACAGATGCTCACTTCAGTGCCCATCGCCCAGGCTTACTTAACACCTAGCCTCCACCTGCTGATCACTGCCCTTTCCACCAATAAATCCCATTCTCTTACAGAAACAATGCCTCCCTGGTGCCTGGAAAACCCACCTGGAGCATTAACATGCTATGCAACACCAAAAGGATTCTTCCCCTAGTAACGCTCAAAAATGGAAATTCCTCAGTAAGCTTCAGGCTATGTTAACATCAGTGAGTGGTGGCTACAGtttccattcctttttttcttttaatatgaaGCAAGCCACAACCGTGTTTGGGCTTGTTCCTATCTTGTGTGTGAAATATAAATcatgtttttatgatttttgtaAATCAACTTTTTACACCTTGTTTTTGTAAGCTaagtttcttattaaaaaaaaacaaaaaatggctGTCTCTATGTGCAGTCTTTATTTCAGATAATTGTTAAAATACCATCAGGTTATTCCTCAAGAAAAGAACAAAGATCACTCTCTACCGAAACTTAGGAATTATGTACAGAACTTTACAAAACAGAGGACAACACTTCAGCTGAAGCCTGACTGCTGACCAGGGAATGAATTCTGCGTAGACCCGGCGAAGGGAAGCAGGCAGGAAGGGACCATGTGAACCAAACTTCAGCTGCTATCAGGGAAAGTCTTGTGATGGTCACAGACTGGAAGCTCTGCGTTTGGAGGTTCAAGTACATCTCGGGTTCCATGTGTCTGCAATCAGACAACAGAACAGGAGGTGGCATGTGAAAGCAGAAATGTAAACGCATTGCAGGGAAATGGGTAGACTCAAATTCCTTCTAATAGGGAAACACACGTAACTAGGCAGCTGCCAAAGGTTTTACATCAAGTCTCTCCCCTCCATTTTGTGGATAGTTGATAAAGCGAtggcttctccctgcctctcatGACACACGGACAGTGGTTACCTGCTTACCTATCTGGCTACACCCCTGGCTGAGGTGCCATTAAGTCAATGTCACTCAAATTCCTGGCCAGCCAAACTCCTGCAGCGAAAAGTCCCAAGTTGAGGATCAAGTTCCTGGAAAAAGAATTATTCTATTAACCTTGTGGTCAGAGTCCCACCGCCAGCACCTGGGAAAACCTCCCGGGGGCAAACACTTCTAGACCGCGGGAGCGTGGATCACTATCGCCACATCATGACGCGGCGGCCTGTCCAAGACCCACCCAGTTACTTAACTGAGTGTCTGTCTAATAAGCGAAGGTCAGATGCAAAGACCAAAGCAGCACTCCTCTGGGGCCGAACAGCCCGTTTGGGTGCTGGCGCCGCCTCTTCCCGGgtccacgccccccgcccccggtcaGGGTCACACTCTCCAGACAACCGGGTAACTGAGAACAAGGCTTTTGCCGCCGCAGCGGAACTCGCCGAGCAAGGCCCTCGGCAGACGACGGCGGTCACGAAGAGGCCTGGATGCGGGCGGTCTAGGCCCCCGGAGGGCCAGCCCGGGCCCAGGCACTGCGGCGGGGTCTGTGCTCGGGcgcggggggagggctggggccgGGCTGCGGCTCCGTTACCTCCGGAAGTCATTCCTGTCGGTGGCGAAGCGGTAGACGCCCCGGAGCCAATCTCCCACGTTGTCTGGGATTTCGGGAGCTTCACTTGCCGAGCCGCCAGCGCTCACGCCGACGCCGCTGGAAGCCATAGCAGCAGCTCCACGCTCCGCACGGCCTGACCGCGGACGCTGCCCGCGCACGGGGATGACGCAACTTCCGGCATCACATTTCTGCCGGCTGCCGCGGAACGGAGGGCGCCGCGGCTGGAGCGAGTCCGACACCCGCGAGAGAGGTGGGACCCCGGGCTGAGCGTCTACGTGCTCTGCGAGGGCGGAGCAGGCTCGGCCCTGCGCTCCGGCGGCCCGGTcccgcccccctctccctccaggcctTCGGCTCGCCCAGCCGACGCGTCACACGTGGCCTCGGAGTGACCGCTTCAGTGGCGCCGGAGGAGGCTGGGGATCCAGGTGCCCCGGCCTGTGGGGTCGGGGAGGGGCTAGCTCAGCAGGGGCTGCGCAGCTTTGGGGAATGGGGCTCCCCAAGAAAGTCTCCATCAAGAGTCACAGAATGCGCGGGCGGAGGAGGAGGTGCCCAAGCTGGCCACCCCAGCGCGTCCCTGGCTGCGTTCAGTCTAGGACTTTTACGGGGAGAGGAGTCTCGGCCCCCGCCTCACAGACCACCCCTCCCCTCGACTCCCCCTGCTCCCGGCCGCGCCCCTAGCAAACGGTGCAACGCTTCCTGGAGGTGCCACTGTCACCAGCCTGGAGGCGTCTCGGGGCCGCTCGGGGCCGGGGAAGGCGCTGACCTAAGAAAAAGCCTTCGGGTTGAGtcggaggaagaggagcaggtggggcaggggacgTCTCCAGGGGGCCCTGCCCCCGTCCTCTGGGCACCTCCGCCTTGTCCCCAGCTGGGCTCTCCTGTTCCCGGCTGGACCCAAGCAGCCGCCTCTGGGATTCTGGACTGGAGCCGGCGGCCGCGGCGAAGTCTGCTCCGGAGCCGGCCGCGGAGGGTAGCGGAGCGCGGTCCCCTCCTTCGGCTCTGCCGGGCCCCGCCTCCCCTGCTCCGCCAGGTCAGAGGCCTGCGTCTCACACCCCCAGATCCGGACGaggcgccccctccccacccggtagctgggccccgcctcccgccccgccccgggggTGCGCAGGCAGCCGCGCTGGTCCCCTCgggctccccgccccgccccgccccgccccgcctccgccCACCAGAGGGCGGCAGCATCCCCAGTCCGGGAGCCAGTCCCGCGCCGCAACCTCACCCGCGGCGCGGGATGGGCTCGGGAGGCCCTCGGAGCGCTCCGGCCAGGGATGCGTGGTGAGAGCTGCGGGCCCCGAAGCTCGGGTTTGGGGGTGCGGTTGGAGGACGGGGGCGCTGCTGGAGGGACGGGACGGCGTGGGACCGGGGCGAGGGCCCCAGCCCGGGGGAACTCGCTCTGCCCACTTCCCCTTGGATCTGCACCTTTCCTCCCTTACCAAGGGGCGGCCTGCCTTCCAGGGTCGCGGCCAGGCTCCAGCCGGCATCCGAGTAGCGACTCTCAAAGCAAGTGGGGCAGCGGGGGCCGCCCCCCGGCCAAGCATAACGTCCACCCCCCAAGGGCCCGGCGCAGTCCTGGCAGCAGAAGTGGTTCTCGTGCCAGCGCCATCCCTCCGCTTCGGTGCAGCGCGGGGAGAAGATCAGCTGGGAGAGGGAGCGGGGAccggctcattcattcattcactcattcattcatccagtaaCCACGCCTTATAGCCAGTTAACGCGAAAGCACGTCTACGGACACTCTCATTTGATCTACTTAACCACTCTCCGACGCAGGGAGGGCTGATTGGCTTAGCCAGGATCCCCAGCTAGCAGGTGGCACAGCCCGGAGTGCGACCCAGGGTTCCGCTAACATTGTGCTAACTCGGGGGAGTTTCTCGCATGACAAGGCACAGCACTGGGCACCGGCATACTGATGGGAACGTCTGTCCAAGAGTCCCTGCTCCAGAGAAATTGTCAACCCCAGAACATATGGGGACACTGCAGTGAGGGAGGAGGCAAAGGGTCCCACGTGCCCAGAGCTCAAGTGGAGCAAGGGAAACACAAAGGTCCTAGGCTGTGCTTCTCCCTACTCCACTCCCTTACATCCTGCCAAGTTGGACCCTGAACAGACCTCCCCTCAGAGCTGTACCTGGTCACAAGCAGGGCAGCGTGGCCTCAACAGCTCAGCATGATGACGGCCGCAGTAGAGATGCCCATCGTGGTAGAAGTAGATGCGGTTCATCAGGGCCTGGCCACAGGCCTGGCAAGCAAAGCAAGCCTGGTGCCAGCAGGGCTGCTCTCCTGCCCTGGCCGCAAACACTCCGTATTCCCCTGGCCTCAGGCGCTCCCTGCACTGCCAGGCGGGAGTGCTGGCTGGTCAGAGGCAGCACCACCCTCCTGGCTCTTCCATcccaaccccacctccactgcacgCTCACCAAGAGCCCCCAAACTTGGTTTCTCTTGAAGTTTACCATACTGTCAATCCCCAAACCCTTTTCTCACCAGAGCCTCAGAAGCTAGCTCCTGCAGAATTGAGAGGGCAaagtgtggaggaaagggaatatttggggggtggggggagatactACATATCTTTCCACAGGTGCATTCTTGGAGCTTGGGAGGTATCGGGCACGCCACCCCCTGTCCCAGGGCCTCACGCCTCCGCTGGGCACAGAAGAGCCGGAGCTCAGCCAGCTCCTCCTCCCCAAGGGCCAGGCAGTATCGCTCCTGCAGAAACAGGTTCCACTGTGACCGGGAGAGCCCCGGCAGGCAAGATTGACGTTTGAGTGGGGAAGGCTTAGCTGCTGGGTCAAAGGAAGGTTGTAGAACCTCCGGGAGGTGCAGGTGGTAACAGCATAGAAGGGCATTGAGAtggaaagggaaagggacaggGACAAGGGTGCCAGTAAACCCACCTCAGTtttactccccccctcccccaggaacgGTCATCACTCAGGTCTGACACCAAGAACTTAGCCCTGTCGCCACACATTTAGGTCCTTGCTCCCagtgaaatctatatatatatatattacttccCATTGTGTTTGCCCTATTTAGTCCATATTCTCCTGTCTTGCCTACCCAACTGATTATAAGCCTTTAGACTGGGCACACATAGAGCCTCAATAAATACTTAACCATATTCCCTACATTTGTACATTCCATTATTTGTTTCAAAAGTCGCTCATGTCCATTTTCTCATTTGCTCTTCAACCAAGCATTGTGGCAGGCAGAATGGCCATCATGTAGGTAACTGTACCCCTTACGTAGATGGGAAAACTTGGGCTGAGGTTGGGGGAATGACTTCCCCCAATTAGTGGCATAGCTAGGCCTTAAATCCATGTTCCCTGACTTCTGGACCAGGGTTCTTCCACAGAAGGTAAAAAGGGGGAcgctggggagagggagacccACATCACCGTCTTGAGGAGGGAGCTGCTGCAGGAGCATCTGGAGCCCAGGCCAGTTGGGGGCTCGTTTGGTGTCCAGGCCAAGGAGCCCCGGGCTCAGAACTTCAGGATCCTGAGGAGACACAGCAGCAGATGAGGAGCGGAGCTAGgttttccctcttccctccccttcccatcGCCACctcttctccaatctgggacaacAGCcaagcgcgcgcgcgcgcacacgcatgcatacatacacacaccccttTTGGACAATCAACTTTAAAATCACCGGGACAGCTGACCCACTCCTGCATTTGTGGTCTGATTGATGGAGGTTGGGGAGGCCTCACGCCCCAAAACAGATTCCCTTCATATGTTTAAAATCACCCCCTTCGCTCGGGGCCCAAACCCTCAGGTCTGCTTTAACAACACAGACCCACTGGAGAGGTAATGTGTATTCATGTGAATACATTTAAAGTCAAACCCTCATgtcctggggggaggtgggggggaggggtcgtgGGGGTGGATGTAGAAACGGATTCCTGCAAAGAGGAATCCTGTTCTTTCCCTGAgctccacctcctcccagctggtGGAAATGGGAAGAGATCCAAAGGGTGGAGGCATATTGGTCTCAGAAGGCAGGGCAGGACTCCCACTACCTGAGCAGAGGTCTCCTCAAGGTCCTCCTCCGGCAGGT
Coding sequences within it:
- the TOMM6 gene encoding mitochondrial import receptor subunit TOM6 homolog, producing the protein MASSGVGVSAGGSASEAPEIPDNVGDWLRGVYRFATDRNDFRRNLILNLGLFAAGVWLARNLSDIDLMAPQPGV
- the PRICKLE4 gene encoding prickle-like protein 4 — its product is MGAVGPRAVPAPPPPAPGSAIRRSAADGSGDCSAVRPRRSRHVPAPPAPTHIAPRPGRRRAPLPAPTPLPAWEGVGEGGLSSRGLEAGAAPWGGDSVRGTRRRGTTRTAQTPARREGESPAESRLFSKLPAARLGTPADRAPHHAACLQGQGFAAGPPVPAAVRIHLSSQRQPPPKAPLRPNVTVGETLPSVLVLNPGWPHRGEGLTAGDAGPPANFDSGPGHLPEEDLEETSAQDPEVLSPGLLGLDTKRAPNWPGLQMLLQQLPPQDGDERYCLALGEEELAELRLFCAQRRREALGQGVACPIPPKLQECTCGKISSTPAWQCRERLRPGEYGVFAARAGEQPCWHQACFACQACGQALMNRIYFYHDGHLYCGRHHAELLRPRCPACDQLIFSPRCTEAEGWRWHENHFCCQDCAGPLGGGRYAWPGGGPRCPTCFESRYSDAGWSLAATLEGRPPLGEAGPGRAEGGDRAPLPSAAGSGADFAAAAGSSPESQRRLLGSSREQESPAGDKAEVPRGRGQGPLETSPAPPAPLPPTQPEGFFLGQRLPRPRAAPRRLQAGDSGTSRKRCTVC